A part of Kineococcus rhizosphaerae genomic DNA contains:
- a CDS encoding cation:proton antiporter: MFAQLLIVVFAALALTIVAARRGWQPPLLLAIAGAAVSFVPGVPRVELSPEAILTVVLPPLLFSTTQDFSLSGFVRRWRSITNLGVLLVVVTTAVVGLVASLAIPWVTLSTALVLAAVVSPPDAVTAVAIGGRLGLPSRVLNTLKGESLVNDAAALTLFSVTVAAATHSDDDGFLPANPVLFFLVTAAIGTAVGFALGHLAAAVRAKLTEPSLMTAFAVLLPFAAYAVAEAVDGSGVLAVVVAGFVLSRHSLSAVYATRLAEREIWNVVDVLLEAFVFAYLGLQFHFLLADAVTDGSRAWSLLAAGLVVLAAVVLVRVAWVLGGGFLMRNLLHGRFSPGGRHYSPAEDVVLAWTGMRGVVTLAAAAGIPEDFPHRADLQVLAFVVAVGTLLLQGSTLPPLIGRLHLDTSRERTWREAERRKAQDVSRASMFEVLRVARDEATDPRERDLVDALLERADRLSRARLAEQEENEGTSPTAARAVEVRRRTLVAQRGALLAAEESGEVSEDAVREALEQLDLDEASLAHRGSPRL, encoded by the coding sequence GTGTTCGCCCAGCTGCTGATCGTCGTCTTCGCCGCGCTCGCCCTGACGATCGTCGCCGCCCGCCGCGGCTGGCAACCTCCCCTGCTGCTCGCGATCGCCGGGGCCGCGGTGTCCTTCGTCCCCGGCGTCCCCCGGGTGGAACTGTCCCCCGAGGCGATCCTCACGGTCGTCCTGCCGCCGCTGCTGTTCTCCACGACGCAGGACTTCTCCCTCAGCGGTTTCGTGCGGCGCTGGCGGTCCATCACGAACCTGGGGGTGCTGCTCGTCGTCGTGACGACGGCCGTCGTGGGGCTCGTCGCGAGCCTCGCGATCCCCTGGGTCACCCTGTCGACGGCGCTCGTCCTGGCCGCGGTGGTCTCCCCGCCCGACGCGGTGACGGCCGTCGCGATCGGCGGCCGGCTCGGGTTGCCGTCACGGGTCCTGAACACCCTCAAGGGCGAGAGCCTGGTCAACGACGCCGCCGCCCTGACCCTGTTCTCGGTGACGGTCGCCGCAGCCACCCACTCCGACGACGACGGTTTCCTGCCCGCCAACCCGGTGCTGTTCTTCCTCGTGACCGCCGCGATCGGGACGGCCGTGGGGTTCGCGCTGGGCCACCTCGCCGCCGCCGTCCGCGCCAAGCTCACCGAGCCCTCGCTCATGACGGCGTTCGCGGTGCTGCTGCCCTTCGCCGCGTACGCCGTCGCGGAGGCCGTCGACGGGTCCGGGGTCCTCGCCGTCGTCGTGGCCGGTTTCGTGCTGTCGCGGCACTCGCTGTCCGCGGTGTACGCCACGCGCCTGGCCGAGCGCGAGATCTGGAACGTCGTCGACGTCCTGCTCGAGGCGTTCGTCTTCGCCTACCTCGGCCTGCAGTTCCACTTCCTGCTCGCCGATGCCGTCACCGACGGCTCCCGCGCCTGGTCGTTGCTGGCCGCGGGTCTGGTGGTCCTGGCCGCCGTCGTGCTCGTCCGGGTCGCGTGGGTCCTGGGCGGCGGGTTCCTCATGCGGAACCTGTTGCACGGCAGGTTCTCCCCCGGCGGCAGGCACTACAGCCCCGCCGAGGACGTCGTGCTCGCCTGGACCGGGATGCGCGGCGTGGTGACGCTGGCCGCGGCCGCCGGCATCCCCGAGGACTTCCCGCACCGCGCCGACCTGCAGGTCCTCGCGTTCGTCGTCGCCGTGGGGACGCTGCTGCTGCAGGGTTCCACGCTGCCGCCGCTGATCGGCAGGCTGCACCTGGACACGTCGCGGGAACGCACCTGGCGCGAGGCCGAACGGCGCAAGGCCCAGGACGTCTCCCGCGCGAGCATGTTCGAGGTGCTGCGCGTCGCCCGCGACGAGGCCACCGACCCGCGCGAACGGGACCTGGTGGACGCCCTGCTGGAACGCGCCGACCGGCTCTCGCGGGCCCGGCTGGCCGAGCAGGAGGAGAACGAGGGCACGAGCCCCACGGCGGCCCGCGCCGTCGAGGTGCGCCGGCGCACGCTCGTCGCCCAGCGCGGGGCGCTGCTGGCGGCCGAGGAGTCCGGCGAGGTGTCCGAGGACGCCGTGCGCGAGGCGCTGGAACAGCTCGACCTCGACGAGGCGTCCCTCGCCCACCGGGGTTCCCCCCGCCTGTGA
- a CDS encoding class II fumarate hydratase, which translates to MASEAPSPQSGDEFRIEHDTMGEVRVPAAAKYRAQTQRAVENFPISGTPLERAHIEALARIKKAAALANAELGVLERDLAQAVADAAEEVATGRWDADFPVDIFQTGSGTSSNMNANEVIATLATERLGSPVHPNDHVNASQSSNDVFPTSVHVAATSAVVNDLVPALRHLELALARKAHEWADVVKSGRTHLMDATPVTLGQEFAGYATQLRRGIERVEATVVRVAEVPLGGTAVGTGINTPPGFPQRVIELLAADTGLPLTEAEDHFEAQGARDALVELSGALKVVAVSLTKICNDLRWMGSGPRTGLGELRLPDLQPGSSIMPGKVNPVVPEATLMVCAQVVGNDATVAWAGASGSFELNVQIPVMARNVLESARLLGNAARLLADRTIDGLEADVEACRRYAESSPSIVTPLNRAIGYEAAAKVAKHAVATGSTVREAVIDLGFVERGEVSEEQLDAALDVMSMTHP; encoded by the coding sequence ATGGCCAGTGAAGCCCCCTCCCCGCAGTCCGGCGACGAGTTCCGCATCGAGCACGACACCATGGGGGAGGTCCGGGTCCCCGCTGCCGCGAAGTACCGCGCGCAGACCCAGCGGGCCGTGGAGAACTTCCCGATCTCCGGGACGCCGCTGGAGCGGGCCCACATCGAGGCCCTGGCGCGCATCAAGAAGGCCGCCGCCCTCGCCAACGCCGAGCTCGGCGTCCTGGAGCGCGACCTCGCCCAGGCCGTCGCCGACGCCGCCGAGGAGGTCGCCACCGGCCGCTGGGACGCCGACTTCCCCGTCGACATCTTCCAGACCGGCTCGGGCACCAGCTCGAACATGAACGCCAACGAGGTCATCGCGACCCTGGCCACCGAGCGGCTCGGCTCCCCCGTCCACCCGAACGACCACGTCAACGCCTCGCAGTCGTCCAACGACGTCTTCCCGACCTCGGTGCACGTCGCCGCCACCTCGGCCGTCGTCAACGACCTCGTGCCGGCGCTGCGGCACCTGGAGCTGGCGCTGGCGCGCAAGGCGCACGAGTGGGCGGACGTCGTGAAGTCGGGCCGCACCCACCTGATGGACGCCACCCCGGTCACCCTGGGTCAGGAGTTCGCCGGCTACGCCACCCAGCTGCGGCGCGGCATCGAGCGCGTCGAGGCGACCGTCGTCCGCGTGGCCGAGGTGCCGCTGGGCGGCACCGCGGTCGGCACGGGCATCAACACCCCGCCCGGGTTCCCGCAGCGCGTCATCGAGCTGCTGGCCGCCGACACGGGTCTGCCGCTGACCGAGGCTGAGGACCACTTCGAGGCCCAGGGCGCCCGCGACGCGCTCGTCGAGCTGTCCGGGGCGCTGAAGGTCGTCGCCGTCAGCCTCACCAAGATCTGCAACGACCTGCGCTGGATGGGTTCCGGTCCCCGCACCGGCCTGGGCGAGCTGCGCCTGCCGGACCTGCAGCCGGGGTCCTCCATCATGCCGGGCAAGGTCAACCCCGTCGTGCCCGAGGCCACGCTCATGGTGTGCGCGCAGGTCGTCGGCAACGACGCCACCGTCGCCTGGGCCGGGGCCAGCGGGTCGTTCGAGCTGAACGTCCAGATCCCCGTCATGGCCCGCAACGTCCTGGAGTCGGCGCGCCTGCTGGGCAACGCCGCCAGGCTGCTGGCCGACCGCACGATCGACGGCCTCGAGGCCGACGTCGAGGCGTGCCGCCGCTACGCCGAGTCCTCCCCCTCGATCGTGACGCCCCTGAACCGCGCGATCGGCTACGAGGCCGCCGCGAAGGTCGCCAAGCACGCCGTGGCGACCGGTTCGACGGTGCGCGAGGCCGTGATCGACCTCGGCTTCGTCGAACGCGGCGAGGTGAGCGAGGAGCAGCTCGACGCCGCCCTGGACGTCATGTCGATGACCCACCCGTAG
- a CDS encoding PhoH family protein: MPNTSVSTTSVHPDPTRRTFVLDTSVLLSDPGALFRFAEHDVVLPLVVVSELEGKRHHPELGYFARESLRRLDDLRIEFGRLDQPMPVGDQGGTLRVELNHSEVSTLPSALRNGPLATAGDTRILAVARNLADEGHDVTVVSKDVPLRVKASAVGLTADEYRAELAPDSGWTGVVELDASAEDVATLYDDGRLDTPEIRELPANTGVVLSSPRGHALGRVTADKHLRVIKGDREAFGVRGRSAEQRIALDALLDSTVSIVSLGGRAGTGKSALALAAGLEAVMERREHRKVVVFRPLYAVGGQDLGYLPGTEAEKMGPWGQAVFDTLEAVVDPRVVEEVFARGMLEVLPLTHIRGRSLHDSFVVVDEAQSLERNVLLTVLSRIGQNSKVVLTHDVAQRDNLRVGRHDGVAAVVEALKGHPLFAHVTLTRSERSPVAALVTELLADFGA; the protein is encoded by the coding sequence GTGCCGAACACCTCCGTGTCGACCACCTCCGTGCACCCCGACCCGACCCGCCGCACGTTCGTCCTGGACACTTCCGTCCTGCTGTCCGACCCCGGCGCCCTGTTCCGCTTCGCCGAGCACGACGTCGTCCTGCCGCTGGTCGTCGTCAGCGAGCTCGAGGGCAAGCGCCACCACCCCGAGCTCGGGTACTTCGCCCGCGAGTCGCTGCGGCGCCTGGACGACCTGCGCATCGAGTTCGGGCGTCTCGACCAGCCCATGCCCGTCGGCGACCAGGGCGGGACGCTGCGCGTCGAGCTGAACCACTCCGAGGTCTCCACGCTGCCGTCGGCGCTGCGCAACGGCCCGCTGGCCACGGCCGGCGACACCCGCATCCTGGCCGTGGCCCGCAACCTGGCCGACGAAGGTCACGACGTCACCGTCGTCTCCAAGGACGTCCCGCTGCGGGTCAAGGCGTCCGCGGTCGGGCTGACCGCCGACGAGTACCGCGCCGAGCTCGCCCCCGACTCCGGCTGGACGGGCGTCGTGGAGCTCGACGCCAGCGCCGAGGACGTCGCGACCCTCTACGACGACGGCAGGCTGGACACCCCCGAGATCCGGGAGCTGCCCGCCAACACCGGTGTCGTCCTGTCCTCCCCGCGCGGGCACGCGCTGGGCCGGGTCACCGCCGACAAGCACCTGCGCGTGATCAAGGGCGACCGGGAGGCGTTCGGCGTCCGGGGCCGCTCGGCCGAGCAGCGCATCGCGCTCGACGCCCTGCTCGACTCCACCGTCAGCATCGTCTCCCTCGGTGGCCGGGCCGGGACGGGGAAGTCGGCGCTCGCGCTCGCGGCGGGTCTGGAGGCCGTCATGGAGCGCCGCGAGCACCGCAAGGTCGTGGTCTTCCGGCCGCTGTACGCCGTCGGGGGGCAGGACCTCGGGTACCTGCCCGGCACCGAGGCCGAGAAGATGGGGCCCTGGGGGCAGGCGGTCTTCGACACCCTCGAGGCGGTCGTGGACCCGCGCGTCGTCGAGGAGGTCTTCGCCCGCGGGATGCTCGAGGTCCTGCCGCTGACCCACATCCGGGGCCGGTCCCTGCACGACTCCTTCGTGGTCGTCGACGAGGCGCAGTCCCTCGAGCGCAACGTCCTGCTGACGGTCCTGTCGCGCATCGGGCAGAACTCCAAGGTCGTGCTGACCCACGACGTCGCCCAGCGCGACAACCTGCGGGTCGGTCGCCACGACGGCGTGGCGGCCGTCGTCGAGGCCCTCAAGGGCCACCCGCTGTTCGCGCACGTGACGCTGACGCGCTCCGAGCGCTCGCCGGTGGCGGCGCTCGTGACGGAGCTGCTGGCCGACTTCGGGGCGTGA
- a CDS encoding lytic transglycosylase domain-containing protein: MPPHRPTAPTDEQTAQTPQDRKTRTARRRWSWIAAPGVVAVSASVLAGAALTSGPAPRAEAAVPDHLVVAATAERQSTTSDNWFQQADVRVASDQRVAAEQAAAEAAAAAEAARLAEEARQAAAAEATRNAQRDPRGIARIMVADRGWNDAQFGCLDSLWTKESGWDYTADNPSSSAYGIPQALPGSKMASIAADWETNPVTQITWGLNYIASRYGTPCGAWSHSRASNWY; the protein is encoded by the coding sequence TTGCCGCCCCACCGCCCCACCGCGCCCACGGACGAGCAGACCGCTCAGACCCCTCAGGACCGGAAGACCCGCACGGCCCGTCGCCGCTGGTCGTGGATCGCCGCCCCGGGCGTCGTCGCCGTCTCGGCGTCCGTCCTCGCCGGCGCCGCCCTCACCTCGGGCCCGGCCCCCCGCGCCGAGGCCGCCGTGCCCGACCACCTCGTGGTCGCGGCCACCGCCGAGCGCCAGAGCACCACTTCGGACAACTGGTTCCAGCAGGCGGACGTCCGCGTCGCCAGCGACCAGCGCGTCGCCGCCGAGCAGGCCGCCGCGGAAGCCGCTGCGGCCGCCGAGGCCGCGCGCCTGGCGGAGGAGGCCCGGCAGGCCGCGGCCGCCGAGGCCACCCGGAACGCGCAGCGCGACCCGAGGGGCATCGCGAGGATCATGGTCGCGGACCGCGGCTGGAACGACGCGCAGTTCGGCTGCCTGGACTCGCTGTGGACCAAGGAGAGCGGCTGGGACTACACGGCCGACAACCCCTCCTCGAGCGCCTACGGGATCCCGCAGGCCCTGCCCGGCAGCAAGATGGCCTCCATCGCCGCCGACTGGGAGACCAACCCCGTCACCCAGATCACCTGGGGGCTGAACTACATCGCCAGCCGGTACGGGACCCCCTGCGGCGCGTGGTCGCACTCCAGGGCCAGCAACTGGTACTGA
- the trhA gene encoding PAQR family membrane homeostasis protein TrhA, producing the protein METDLPRAALAAVKPRLRGWLHAGTFPAALAAGVVLVCLAPTTSARWAAAVFTTTAALLFGTSAVYHRGDWSPRWAGVLRRMDHSNIFLIIAGTYTPLAVTTLPAAEARGLLTIVWAGALAGIAFRVFWIGAPRWLYTPVYLALGWVAVGYLGDFARGGGTAVAVLVVVGGLLYSLGAVAYGTKRPNPSPRWFGFHEVFHAFTVVAFAAHYVGISLATYSLAA; encoded by the coding sequence GTGGAGACCGACCTGCCCCGCGCGGCCCTGGCCGCGGTCAAGCCCAGGCTGCGCGGCTGGCTGCACGCCGGCACGTTCCCGGCGGCGCTGGCCGCCGGTGTCGTGCTGGTGTGCCTGGCCCCGACGACGAGCGCCCGCTGGGCCGCGGCGGTCTTCACGACCACCGCGGCCCTGCTGTTCGGCACGAGCGCGGTGTACCACCGCGGGGACTGGTCACCGCGGTGGGCCGGCGTGCTGCGCCGGATGGACCACAGCAACATCTTCCTCATCATCGCCGGCACCTACACCCCGCTGGCGGTGACGACGCTGCCGGCCGCCGAGGCGCGGGGGCTGCTGACGATCGTGTGGGCGGGTGCGCTGGCCGGGATCGCGTTCCGCGTGTTCTGGATCGGCGCCCCGCGCTGGCTGTACACCCCGGTGTACCTGGCCCTGGGCTGGGTGGCGGTGGGCTACTTGGGCGACTTCGCCCGCGGCGGCGGGACCGCGGTCGCGGTGCTGGTCGTCGTGGGCGGGCTGCTGTACTCCCTCGGGGCCGTCGCCTACGGGACGAAGCGGCCGAACCCGAGCCCGCGGTGGTTCGGCTTCCACGAGGTGTTCCACGCGTTCACAGTCGTCGCGTTCGCGGCGCACTACGTGGGGATCTCCCTGGCCACGTACTCCCTCGCCGCCTGA
- a CDS encoding DUF2470 domain-containing protein, which yields MTTRPTPAQWARTLAVGTVTGTLHLPRTDAACPHQRQPGADDVFARATAVQRRAGEPRTESHPVQHLTDAWGGLLLLLEDGSPVHRRLVELETDARWRGVPAVLDVLDVPPGQAALPRARLCVTGWVEAVLPADQRRVAQTAAAVRPLGALLDVGTTRSIWRLEVADVRVTTAGGVHLLEDEQFTAAAPDPLYDDEDGLVAHLETHHRDALVGWVLDTLPAEQARETREVAVVGADRYGLDVLVTVGDGTTTLRAGFAEPVTHEHDVARALCRLFERPCAATGCMHAGA from the coding sequence GTGACCACCCGCCCGACGCCCGCGCAGTGGGCCCGCACGCTCGCCGTGGGCACCGTCACCGGGACGCTGCACCTGCCGCGCACCGACGCGGCCTGCCCCCACCAGCGGCAGCCCGGCGCGGACGACGTCTTCGCCCGGGCCACCGCGGTGCAGCGCCGGGCCGGTGAACCGCGCACCGAGAGCCACCCCGTCCAGCACCTCACCGACGCGTGGGGCGGACTGCTGCTGCTGCTCGAGGACGGCTCCCCGGTGCACCGCAGGCTGGTCGAGCTCGAGACCGACGCCCGCTGGCGCGGGGTCCCGGCCGTCCTGGACGTCCTGGACGTCCCGCCGGGGCAGGCGGCCCTGCCCCGCGCCCGGCTGTGCGTGACGGGCTGGGTCGAGGCGGTCCTGCCTGCCGACCAGCGCCGGGTGGCCCAGACCGCGGCCGCCGTCCGCCCCCTGGGCGCCCTGCTGGACGTCGGCACCACGCGCTCGATCTGGCGCCTGGAGGTGGCCGACGTGCGCGTCACGACGGCCGGCGGGGTGCACCTGCTGGAGGACGAGCAGTTCACCGCCGCCGCCCCGGACCCGCTGTACGACGACGAGGACGGCCTCGTCGCGCACCTGGAGACCCACCACCGCGACGCGCTCGTCGGCTGGGTCCTGGACACCCTGCCCGCGGAGCAGGCCCGCGAGACGCGCGAGGTGGCCGTCGTGGGCGCCGACCGCTACGGCCTCGACGTCCTGGTGACGGTCGGCGATGGCACGACGACCCTGCGCGCCGGGTTCGCCGAACCCGTCACGCACGAGCACGACGTCGCCCGCGCCCTCTGCCGGCTCTTCGAACGTCCCTGCGCCGCAACGGGTTGCATGCACGCAGGCGCGTGA
- a CDS encoding isoprenyl transferase gives MGLRDLLYGAYGRRLERSLDPDVLPRHVGIILDGNRRWAKAFGAPSSHGHRAGADKVVEVMGWCADEGIEVVTLYLLSTDNLNRSADELEPLIRIVEDAVARVAATKRWKVHPVGSLDLLPEPSAARLRELAEQTADITSGVVNVAIGYGGRQEIAAAVRSLLREHADRGTSMRDLAEVLDVEHIADHLYTKGQPDPDLVIRTSGEQRLSGFLLWQSAHSEFFFTEVLWPDFRKVDFLRALRSYAARERRYGA, from the coding sequence ATGGGCCTCCGCGATCTCCTCTACGGCGCGTACGGGCGGCGGCTGGAACGGTCGCTGGACCCCGACGTGCTGCCCCGCCACGTGGGCATCATCCTCGACGGCAACCGCCGCTGGGCCAAGGCCTTCGGCGCCCCCAGCTCCCACGGCCACCGCGCCGGGGCGGACAAGGTCGTCGAGGTCATGGGCTGGTGCGCCGACGAGGGCATCGAGGTCGTGACCCTGTACCTGCTGTCGACGGACAACCTCAACCGTTCGGCCGACGAGCTCGAGCCCCTCATCCGGATCGTCGAGGACGCCGTCGCCCGGGTCGCGGCGACGAAGCGGTGGAAGGTGCACCCGGTCGGCTCCCTCGACCTGCTCCCCGAGCCCAGCGCGGCCCGGCTGCGCGAGCTCGCGGAGCAGACCGCGGACATCACCTCCGGGGTCGTCAACGTCGCCATCGGCTACGGCGGCCGGCAGGAGATCGCCGCCGCGGTCCGTTCGCTGCTGCGCGAGCACGCCGACCGCGGGACCTCGATGCGCGACCTCGCCGAGGTGCTCGACGTCGAGCACATCGCCGACCACCTCTACACCAAGGGCCAGCCCGACCCCGACCTCGTCATCCGTACCTCGGGGGAGCAGCGCCTGTCCGGCTTCCTGCTGTGGCAGAGCGCGCACTCTGAGTTCTTCTTCACCGAGGTGCTCTGGCCCGACTTCCGCAAGGTCGACTTCCTGCGCGCGCTGCGGTCCTACGCCGCGCGGGAGCGGCGGTACGGCGCCTGA
- the rpsD gene encoding 30S ribosomal protein S4, whose product MNNARPKVRISRALGVALTPKAARFMDRRPYPPGMHGRKQKKASDYATQLREKQRLRYQYDVSETQLRRAYDLAKRKPGKTGQNLVQLLETRLDAVVWRAGFARTIYQARQMVVHRHIVVDGRRVDRPSFRVVPGQTVEVAPRSKAKTPFIVAREGGWSDNEIPGWLSVEREDLTATVNALPVREQIPVTCDEQLVVEYYSR is encoded by the coding sequence ATGAACAACGCCCGACCCAAGGTGCGCATCAGCCGCGCGCTCGGGGTGGCCCTCACGCCGAAGGCCGCCCGCTTCATGGACCGCCGTCCGTACCCCCCGGGCATGCACGGCCGCAAGCAGAAGAAGGCGTCGGACTACGCGACGCAGCTGCGCGAGAAGCAGCGTCTGCGCTACCAGTACGACGTGAGCGAGACGCAGCTGCGTCGCGCCTACGACCTCGCCAAGCGCAAGCCTGGCAAGACCGGTCAGAACCTGGTGCAGCTGCTCGAGACGCGTCTCGACGCCGTCGTCTGGCGTGCCGGCTTCGCCCGCACCATCTACCAGGCCCGCCAGATGGTCGTGCACCGCCACATCGTCGTCGACGGCCGTCGCGTCGACCGCCCCTCGTTCCGCGTCGTCCCCGGCCAGACGGTCGAGGTCGCGCCGCGCTCGAAGGCCAAGACGCCGTTCATCGTCGCCCGTGAGGGCGGCTGGAGCGACAACGAGATCCCGGGCTGGCTGTCCGTGGAGCGCGAGGACCTCACCGCCACGGTGAACGCCCTCCCGGTCCGCGAGCAGATCCCGGTGACCTGCGACGAGCAGCTCGTCGTCGAGTACTACTCGCGCTGA
- a CDS encoding extracellular solute-binding protein, translated as MSATTSRRSLLALALSAPLVGTALAACGDSGPAGSSGSGGGGGGAATIWILTGQPAEGIRTDSVNAFNKANPDSKLTVSTYQNDAFKTKIRTAIGANQSPTIIWTWGGGGLRDYVKNGQVEDLTSFFADNAALKDKLFASAFGAATVDDKIYAVPCENVSPIVMFYNKKLFQQVGAELPTTWDDVMALVPKFNAAGIAPFSLGGQSRWTNMMWLEFLYDRIGGSELFDSIYQGKPDAWSHPDSITALTKVQDLVKAKGFINGFASITADSNADQALLYSGKAAMMLHGAWTYSSMKSDGGDFVTGGNLAWSSFPTVTGGKGDPTDTVGNPSSYYALSSKASDEAKTAAKKFLAEGLVTDATVKAWVESGAVPIVNGSDSEFSGSDDADWLKFIYDTASGAKVFQQSWDQALSPTQAETLLDNIEKLFGLAITPEEFAKNMNATLAG; from the coding sequence ATGTCCGCCACGACCTCTCGCCGATCGCTCCTGGCCCTGGCCCTGTCCGCGCCGCTGGTCGGCACCGCCCTCGCCGCCTGCGGGGACTCCGGCCCGGCCGGCAGCTCGGGCTCGGGTGGCGGCGGCGGTGGCGCCGCCACGATCTGGATCCTCACCGGTCAGCCCGCCGAGGGCATCCGCACGGATTCGGTCAACGCCTTCAACAAGGCCAACCCCGACTCCAAGCTGACGGTGTCGACGTACCAGAACGACGCCTTCAAGACGAAGATCCGCACGGCCATCGGCGCCAACCAGAGCCCCACGATCATCTGGACCTGGGGCGGCGGCGGGCTGCGTGACTACGTGAAGAACGGCCAGGTCGAGGACCTCACGTCGTTCTTCGCCGACAACGCGGCGTTGAAGGACAAGCTGTTCGCGAGCGCCTTCGGGGCCGCCACGGTCGACGACAAGATCTACGCCGTCCCGTGCGAGAACGTCTCCCCGATCGTCATGTTCTACAACAAGAAGCTGTTCCAGCAGGTGGGGGCGGAGCTGCCCACGACCTGGGACGACGTCATGGCCCTGGTCCCGAAGTTCAACGCCGCGGGCATCGCGCCGTTCTCCCTGGGCGGGCAGTCGCGCTGGACGAACATGATGTGGCTGGAGTTCCTCTACGACCGCATCGGCGGCTCGGAGCTGTTCGACTCGATCTACCAGGGCAAGCCCGACGCGTGGTCGCACCCGGACTCCATCACCGCGCTGACCAAGGTGCAGGACCTGGTCAAGGCCAAGGGCTTCATCAACGGGTTCGCCTCGATCACGGCCGACTCCAACGCCGACCAGGCGCTGCTGTACTCGGGCAAGGCGGCGATGATGCTGCACGGGGCGTGGACGTACTCGTCGATGAAGAGCGACGGCGGCGACTTCGTGACCGGCGGCAACCTGGCGTGGTCGTCGTTCCCGACCGTGACGGGCGGCAAGGGGGACCCGACCGACACCGTCGGCAACCCGTCCTCCTACTACGCGCTGTCCTCCAAGGCCAGCGACGAGGCCAAGACGGCGGCGAAGAAGTTCCTCGCCGAGGGTCTGGTCACCGACGCCACCGTCAAGGCGTGGGTGGAGTCCGGGGCCGTCCCGATCGTCAACGGCTCGGACAGCGAGTTCAGCGGGTCCGACGACGCCGACTGGCTGAAGTTCATCTACGACACGGCCTCGGGCGCGAAGGTCTTCCAGCAGTCCTGGGACCAGGCGCTGTCGCCGACGCAGGCCGAGACGCTGCTGGACAACATCGAGAAGCTGTTCGGGCTCGCCATCACGCCCGAGGAGTTCGCGAAGAACATGAACGCCACCCTCGCGGGGTAG